In Cryptomeria japonica chromosome 10, Sugi_1.0, whole genome shotgun sequence, a genomic segment contains:
- the LOC131859225 gene encoding G-type lectin S-receptor-like serine/threonine-protein kinase At1g34300 — MAIPILCIVAIFIQAMFAEGALVKLGASLRPSASGQRQSWESPGKNFSLGFHPSGNMGLYVVGIRFANINDSTLVWTAGCNGGIEVGEEGFFTIQNYGNLVLSNGKQIVWQTNTSNLGVASAYMQDDGNFVLQNSSSGTVWDTFANPTDTLVVNQNFTVNQSLRSGPYTFTMQSSGNFTLKWNNITYLNEGTPLATTASLTSQGIFKLSNSSADSLWVSRSGDYTDNSIIVRRMKVESNGNLRFYGWVTDRGIWQVGWSAVNDQCKVYGWCGNFGVFVYNNTGPYCECPSADFDQIDPTVASQGCKRQQDITQCSNNQSMVRLDNTEFLSYPPE; from the coding sequence ATGGCAATCCCAATATTATGTATTGTTGCTATATTTATTCAGGCTATGTTTGCAGAGGGAGCATTAGTGAAGCTAGGGGCAAGCCTTAGGCCCTCTGCTTCAGGCCAACGGCAATCTTGGGAATCCCCGGGCAAGAATTTCAGTTTAGGATTTCACCCAAGTGGAAACATGGGACTCTATGTTGTGGGTATCAGATTTGCTAACATCAATGATTCAACTCTGGTATGGACTGCAGGCTGTAATGGCGGAATTGAAGTGGGAGAAGAAGGATTCTTCACAATACAGAATTATGGCAATCTGGTTTTAAGCAATGGGAAACAAATAGTCTGGCAGACCAACACATCCAATCTAGGCGTGGCATCTGCATATATGCAAGATGATGGGAACTTTGTACTGCAGAATAGTAGTTCAGGCACAGTTTGGGACACCTTTGCAAATCCTACTGATACTCTGGTGGTCAATCAGAATTTCACTGTGAATCAAAGCCTGCGATCGGGTCCTTACACATTCACCATGCAGTCCAGTGGGAATTTTACGCTGAAATGGAACAACATCACGTACTTGAATGAGGGTACTCCACTAGCTACCACAGCATCTCTCACCAGCCAGGGAATTTTCAAGCTCTCTAATTCTTCAGCTGATTCGTTGTGGGTGTCTCGGAGTGGAGATTATACGGACAATTCTATCATTGTGCGAAGAATGAAGGTGGAATCAAATGGGAATTTGAGGTTCTATGGATGGGTTACAGATAGAGGGATATGGCAGGTGGGATGGAGTGCTGTGAATGACCAGTGCAAAGTCTATGGATGGTGTGGAAATTTTGGGGTGTTCGTTTACAATAATACAGGTCCATACTGCGAATGCCCATCTGCAGACTTTGATCAGATAGATCCCACAGTTGCCAGTCAGGGATGCAAGAGGCAACAGGATATAACACAGTGCAGCAATAACCAGAGTATGGTTAGACTGGATAATACAGAATTCT